The Deltaproteobacteria bacterium genome has a window encoding:
- a CDS encoding mercuric transport protein, whose protein sequence is MAAGAGAIVAALLASACCVGPLVLALLGLGGAGLLVRFEPYRPLFVAITVALLGAGFYAAYRPRRAAAPAGGDASDCGCPAPRANRAGRALLWVAAVLVAVLLAFPYLAPLLAR, encoded by the coding sequence ATCGCCGCCGGCGCCGGAGCGATCGTCGCCGCGCTGCTGGCGTCGGCGTGTTGCGTCGGCCCGCTCGTCCTGGCCCTGCTCGGCCTCGGCGGCGCCGGCCTGCTGGTCCGGTTCGAACCGTACCGGCCGCTGTTCGTCGCGATCACGGTCGCGCTGCTCGGCGCGGGCTTCTACGCGGCGTACCGACCTCGCCGCGCCGCCGCGCCGGCCGGCGGAGACGCCAGCGACTGCGGCTGCCCGGCGCCGCGCGCCAACCGCGCGGGCCGCGCGCTGCTGTGGGTCGCGGCGGTCCTCGTCGCGGTGTTGCTCGCGTTCCCGTACCTCGCGCCCCTGCTCGCGCGCTGA
- a CDS encoding alpha-amylase yields MCRIALVAVAAACAGTAACAAPLADDAPVDRPHRANADVDWRDQVIYQIVTDRFANGDASNDYAVEPGTPARYHGGDWRGIRDHLDYLEHLGVTTLWISPVVRNLEEDAGFAAYHGYWTQDPLRVNPHFGDLVALRDLVDAAHERGMLVILDVVLNHMGQLFYYDINGNGRPDDWLTGGGTPHTCVQICNNPARADECSPDERTYCAQAITYLERISEFDPEYDPRGIQGWTSGGFSGPADIRFFYDPARGATPPARPPDWFGWPDDRAWFDDPAWYSRRGRVYVWWHEDDYTDEFVRDQETRGDFVGGLRDLDTDHPDVRDALVRAYAYWIAAADFDGFRIDTLKHMDRPERDRDVRGMVGTFATRIREEAAALGKHNFFLLGEVFDGDDELAGAYTFGGRDADGPFGRVDSVLYFSQKYRVVDEVFKRGAPTRNVECLYAARMGVPASDDGYCAANGFPAGPTYAAEPHAMPADGGIGLPPNRVLVNFLDNHDVPRFLFPDTGVAALHNALFFLMTWDGIPAIYYGTEQQFAGGTDPKNREDMVFDEGGDTFRWLAALIALRKQHVALRRGDVRIAWATDRPRGARDSGILAFERTHPDETLLVVLNTADEQTSRTCAPDADGGACMPVSFPPGTVLTDIAPGGDGATFTVAADGTVDVDVPARGGRVLAP; encoded by the coding sequence GCCGCATGCGCCGGCACCGCCGCATGCGCCGCACCGCTGGCCGACGACGCGCCGGTCGACCGCCCGCACCGAGCCAACGCGGACGTCGACTGGCGCGACCAGGTCATCTATCAGATCGTCACCGATCGGTTCGCCAACGGCGACGCGAGCAACGACTACGCGGTCGAACCCGGCACGCCCGCGCGCTACCACGGCGGTGACTGGCGCGGCATCCGCGACCACCTCGACTACCTCGAGCACCTCGGTGTCACCACGCTGTGGATCAGCCCCGTCGTGCGCAACCTCGAGGAGGACGCCGGCTTCGCGGCGTACCACGGCTACTGGACGCAGGACCCGCTGCGAGTCAACCCGCACTTCGGCGACCTGGTCGCCTTGCGCGATCTGGTGGACGCCGCGCACGAGCGAGGCATGCTGGTGATCCTCGACGTCGTCCTCAACCACATGGGCCAGCTGTTCTATTACGACATCAACGGCAACGGGCGGCCGGACGACTGGCTCACCGGCGGCGGCACGCCGCACACGTGCGTGCAGATCTGCAACAACCCGGCGCGCGCAGACGAGTGCAGCCCCGACGAGCGCACCTACTGCGCGCAGGCCATCACGTACCTCGAGCGGATCAGCGAGTTCGATCCCGAGTACGACCCGCGCGGCATCCAGGGATGGACCAGCGGTGGCTTCAGCGGCCCTGCGGACATCCGGTTCTTTTACGATCCGGCGCGCGGCGCGACCCCGCCGGCGCGGCCGCCGGATTGGTTCGGCTGGCCGGACGACCGCGCGTGGTTCGACGACCCCGCGTGGTACAGCCGGCGCGGCCGCGTCTACGTGTGGTGGCACGAGGACGACTACACGGACGAATTCGTGCGCGACCAGGAGACGCGCGGCGACTTCGTCGGCGGCCTGCGCGACCTCGACACCGACCACCCGGACGTGCGCGACGCGCTCGTGCGCGCGTACGCCTATTGGATCGCGGCGGCCGACTTCGACGGCTTCCGCATCGATACGCTCAAGCACATGGACCGTCCGGAGCGCGACCGCGACGTGCGTGGAATGGTCGGCACGTTTGCCACTCGCATCCGCGAGGAGGCCGCCGCGCTCGGCAAACACAACTTCTTTCTGCTCGGCGAGGTGTTCGACGGAGACGACGAGCTCGCCGGCGCGTACACGTTCGGCGGCCGCGACGCCGACGGGCCATTCGGGCGGGTCGACTCGGTGCTGTACTTCAGCCAGAAGTACCGGGTCGTCGACGAGGTGTTCAAGCGCGGCGCGCCGACGCGGAACGTGGAATGCCTGTACGCCGCGCGCATGGGCGTCCCCGCCAGCGACGACGGCTACTGTGCGGCCAACGGCTTTCCAGCCGGACCGACCTACGCGGCCGAGCCCCACGCGATGCCGGCCGACGGAGGCATCGGCCTGCCGCCGAACCGCGTGCTCGTCAACTTCCTCGACAACCACGACGTGCCGCGCTTCCTGTTTCCGGACACCGGCGTCGCCGCGCTGCACAACGCGCTGTTCTTCCTGATGACGTGGGACGGGATCCCGGCGATTTACTACGGCACCGAGCAGCAGTTCGCCGGCGGCACGGACCCGAAGAACCGGGAGGACATGGTGTTCGACGAGGGCGGCGACACGTTCCGTTGGCTCGCCGCGCTGATCGCGCTGCGCAAGCAGCACGTCGCGCTGCGCCGCGGCGACGTGCGCATCGCGTGGGCGACGGACCGGCCGCGCGGCGCGCGCGACAGCGGCATCCTCGCGTTCGAACGCACGCATCCCGACGAGACCCTGCTCGTGGTGCTCAACACCGCCGACGAGCAGACCAGCCGGACCTGCGCGCCGGACGCCGACGGCGGCGCGTGCATGCCGGTGAGCTTCCCGCCCGGCACCGTGTTGACGGACATCGCGCCCGGCGGCGACGGCGCGACGTTCACGGTCGCCGCCGACGGCACGGTCGACGTCGACGTGCCGGCGCGCGGCGGGCGCGTACTCGCCCCGTGA